The Raphanus sativus cultivar WK10039 chromosome 6, ASM80110v3, whole genome shotgun sequence sequence aaccgagaaatcgaatttttccgccaaaaccggaaaaatcgagttttcctgccaaaatcgagaaattgagttttccgctaaaaccgtaaaatcgggttttcccacCGAAActgagaaatcgagttttcccgccaaaacagagaaatcggatttttccgccaaaaccgggaaatctAGTTTTcacgccaaaatcggaaaatcgagttttccgctaaaaccgtaaaatcgccaaaaccgtaaaatcaagttttcttgccaaaactgagaaatcgggttttcccgccaaaaccggaaaatcgagttttcccgccaaaaccgtaaaatcgggttatcccgccaaaaccataaaatcggggtttcccgccaaaaccgaaaaatcgggttttcccgccaaaaccgtaaaatcgggttttcccgccaaaaccgtaaaatcaggttttcccgccaaaaccataaaatcgggttttccggccaaaaccgcaaaatcgattttcccgtcaaaactgcaaaatcgagttttcctaccaaaaccgcaaaatcgggGTTTCCCGCCATAACCAAAAAatcaggttttcccgccaaaatcttaaaatcgaatttttccgtTAGAAccgcaaaatcaagttttcttgccaaaaccaaaattgttgtatttatggattaattttaattttatgaacttgtatatataattataggcttataaattaaaatctaaagttttcttatatggTCTATTATGGACTCTATATGGCAGCCCATAAAAATATGGGTTTTAGTGGATATGGTTCTTAATGGACATGGTTCTAATGGACATGGTCACTCTTTGTCCACAAACAATAAATGGACAAATGGATACGGGCTAATGGACGTGGACTCGCCCAGTTTACAGCTATATCTCTCTATAATCTTCTTTCTCAATCTGATTCGCTTTTCATGTCAACAAGACTTAACTTTCGTTTACAACGGCTTTAACCAAGGCCAAGCCGATCTTCACCTAGACGGTCTTGCAAGAATCCACTCCCCAGGTGGCCTTTTGCAGCTAACCGATGCCACGACTCAGCAAAAGGGTCACGCGTTCTTCAACCGCCCGTTCGATTTTGGCTCAGCCTCGTCTgagtctctctctttctcgacTCATTTCGTCTGCGCCTTGGTCCCCAAACCAGGAGCTGACGGTGGTCACGGGCTTGCCTTTGTTCTGTCCTCCTCAATGGATCTCACAGAAGCAGACCCAACTCAGTACTTAGGACTCTTCAACATCTCAACAAACGGTTCTCCTTCCTCTCAGATTCTAGCTATCGAGCTCGACACCGTCCAAAGCGCAGAGTTCGACGACATCGACAGAAACCACGTCGGTATAGACGAAAACAATCTCCACTCCGTTGTGTCCGCTCCAGCTTCTTATTATTCCGACAAAGAAGGAGCGAACAAAAGCTTGACACTCTTGAGCGGAGACCCTATCCAGGTGTGGATTGATTACGAAGACGCTCTGCTCAACGTTACATTAGCTCCTCTACGTAACAAGAAGCCTAGCAAGCCTCTTCTGTCAAGAAACATCAATCTCACATCGGTTTTCCCGGATGGTAAACCATTCGTCGGGTTCTCAGCAGCGACCGGGTCACTGATCAGTTACCAGTACATCTTAGGATGGAGTTTCGGCACGAGCAGAGCTTCTTTACGGAGCCTCGACGTCTCTAGACTTCCCACGGTCCCTCGTCCCAAGATACCCAAGAAAACATCTCTTCTGCTTATTACTCTACTGGTTATACTCGCACTCCTAGTAACGGCCGCTCTGGGAGGGTACTGCGTGTACCTGAGAAAGAAGTATGCAGAAGTTAGAGAGCCGTGGGAGAAGCCATACGGTCCGCTTCGGTACACATACAAGTCGTTGTATAAAGCAACGGGAGGGTTTAGAAGAGACGGTCGTCTTGGGAAAGGAGGTTTTGGAGAAGTCTATAAAGGAACTATGCCTACTGGAGAAGATATAGCGGTGAAGAGACTATCGCACGACGCGGAGCAAGGGATGAAACAGTTCGTTGCTGAGGTTGTGACAATGGGTAGTTTACAGCACAAGAACTTGGTTCCTCTTCTAGGGTACTGCAGGCGAAAAGGCGAGTTGTTGCTGGTCTCCAAGTACATGGAAGGTGGCAGCGTTGATCAGTATGTGTTTCAAGATGATAGACCGCCTCTTTCGTGGTCTCAAAGGCTTGCGGTTTTGAGAGATATTGCATCTGTGCTCTGTTACTTGCATACAGGAGCTAGTCAGGTTGTTTTGCACCGAGACATCAAAGCTTCTAATGTGATGTTAGATGGAAACTTACAGGGgtttttaggagattttgggATGGCTAGGTTTGATGACCGTGGAGCAAACCTCTCAGCAACGGCGGCTGTTGGAACCATAGGGTACATGGCGCTCGAGCTAACATCATCAGGAACTTCGACTAGAACCGATGTGTACGCATTTGGTGCATTCATGCTTGAAGTAACGTGTGGGAGGAGACCGTTTGATCCCGAGATGCCGGTTGAGAAGCGACATTTGGTCAAATGGGTTGTTGAATGCTGGAGAAAAGGCTCTTTGGTTGATGCTATAGACAAAAGACTGGGTGGTAAAATCATACCCGGGGAGGTTGAAATGGTTCTGAAACTCGGCTTGTTATGTACAAGTATTGTACCTGATGCACGACCATCAATGGAACAAGTGGTGCAATACATAAACAGACACCAAATGTTACCTTCTTTATCTCCAGATACTCCCGGAATTGGAGTTTCTACGCCAGTGTTAATGGGATTACCTTCCCTGGCAATCACTTCCACTTCAGGGATCTCATCAGCATCACCACCATCGTTTTCTTCTTCCCCTAGCAACAACTCAATGTTCATTTCTCACACAATCATGTATGGTGATGGAAGATGAAATCTGACAACCAGATCGCTTGTGTCATTGTCCCTAACctattaactttttataattgCATTAGTTATGTTGTAGACACATCTTTATTTGGGCTACAAGCATTTATGCAAGAGTAAGATTGTACTAAATGACTTTTGTCTATGCTTGACATTGTGATCAGGTGGTGTCTTATGAAATATAGATAGGAGAAATGTGGCTaacatattaattaacaaaatatcttagtctaatagaaaataaataaaaatacatacttaatcataaaatttatatacaaattaatttattcaCTAAAATTATTGGATAATGCTATCATATCTGATTAATTAGTGCATTTCAAAGTGAAAAatactttttcattttttatttatagatttcaaaccaaaaatcgttatttttttgtatttttggttCAATCTGAAAAAAGAATCATAAAATAACTCAAGAATAAAAAACTCTCGACAACATGAAATTATTATGAACAATACTTTAATGTCTTTGAGATTTTTGATCAGATTtacctaaatattaattttattgtaatattttaattggtgtaatatttatgttttcatgtaattgttttttgtattttgtattatttttttgtagtatCGGGTTTACAATATTTCTCTTCAATgttattaatatatgaaatgtCTAGGATAACACTAAAAAAATCTTAGTCACAAATATAGCACACAAggaaaaaaatgaccaaaatgtttcattaaaaagattagtttacatttataattttggGGATAACTAATCTAAACCTTAGGGTTTAGAGCTAAGAGGGGTTTTGggattaagatttaaaattttataaaataaaaaattaaaaataaaatatgaaaatagtttcaaaaattattttcaaattataaaaagaaaatttgaaaaagaaaatacaaaaaatttccaaaaaaaataaaaaatttaaaaaatttcgaatttgaaaagatataattctaaactatagaaaatattatatttttttcttttatatatttagagtATAAGAGTCTTTTGACCtgttaaataaaacattttgatcattttcatttttggtgTGCTATTTATGTGACAAAAtcatagaaaataatatttaggaTAATTGCCCTTAATATATTTTGCATgtaataaaaaactatataaataaaaaggataaCTATAAAAGTAAGAAGAATCATTCGAAAGACAATGGACTTAAAAATATGGGTCTTTGTTCAATTGAGCTAAAATTTAAGGTCAAATGCAAACATAatttcttaataatattttgcCAAAATATTTCAACATAATCCTTTAGCGTtccaaaatttacaaaaataatattattgtttattttttattttttgataaatattataaactataaaatccctaaatatttatatttatttacaaaatatcgTTATCATCAATTTCTTCAATCACCAAAACAACCAATTTGGAGCTTTAAAAGTTCAAACAATTAAATTGTGTCTATTATTTCCCTATTTTACACCAACTAaacttttttcattttctctatattttcaCTTGAAAATTCTACTAACTTTCATTTTAAAGAACAcaacttttaattaaaattaaatttgaagttatttttctttttaaagaaccattttcaaaatttcaattaAAGTTTTACAATTTTTGAAAACGAAGTTGCTTTAGAAATGTTTTTAGCACTGAACActcccacacacacacacacacaccccaaccccaaaaaaagaagaacaacTTAACACTTCCAAGAATATCTACATCGAAGTTTACTCAGAGAAGAACAAATTGAGTTTTGAttactttgattcaataataaaaaacatataaatttgaacgaaaaaaagagaaagcaaCGACATACTTAAATGATTTCAAGTAAGTGGGTCTTGAATATAAACCGACTCGATGATCCAACGGCTTAAATGGTTTGACGTGGCAAGATCCCGAATACACAAGACCATACTAGAAAGTAAACACCATACGAACGCTTCTccgagagagagaaaagaaagacGGAAGTTAGGTGAAGTGTTTTGGTTCGTCCTCGTGTACGTGCGCACACTGGAACTTAACCCGGACGTATTGCCCGTAAACTAAACCGGATTTGATAATTGGCGTTCGGTCCGGTTCCAATCGATTTATCGAAATCTCGGATGATTTGATAGGGGCAGTATCCGATCCTGGGTATTTGTTCTTCGTCATTTGCTGGATTTTAGGGGAAATTGATTTCGGATTTGAATGATCGGTTCTTGTTTGATTTCATGTGGTTGGTTAGATCGGCTGCTGTGTGGAGACTCTATGCTGTGAAAATCTCCGGCTTTGGTTCTAGTTTTCGGGCTGTGTGATTTGAATTGAGCTGCTACTGCTGCTGCTTCTCGTTTTAAGAGATGGATTTGGTTGCTAGTTGCAAGGTATTGGTTTGATTATTGCTTAATCATTTGAAAATGCTTGAGCAGAGGTTTCAAAGCGCTTTTGGTTTAGTAGTGATCGGCCTGTAGATTGATTTGCTATGCTACTGAGTAGAAACTGTTGCTTTTAGAAggtttactttggttatatgACTTGTTCTTTGTTTATTGATGATGATATTTGATGATGATGGGTGGTTCATTGAGCAGATAATGCTATTGTTGATTCCACTGATGGTTATTGTATTGGCGCAGCAGTGACTTGCTTGAGATTAAGATCCAGTGTTTGTTCgtctgtgtgtgtgttttatctttgttttaGTCGATCTCAGAGTCTAAAACTTTGCAGGGAAAACATGGTTCATGGCTTTTGCAGTCAatgttttgttttcatcttTGTTTAATTAAGCctaaagtttattttttgatatatatatatatatatatatatatatatatctgataTGTTTTCAGGAGAAACTTGCATATTTCCGGATAAAAGAGCTCAAGGATGTGCTCACTAAGCTGGGACTTTCTAAACAGGGAAAAAAAGCAGGTATGTATAAACTTTGCTGCCAGTCTTGCAATAGAGTTGTGGTCGGAAGTAACTCCGTAATTGATCATCTATGTTTGGGCTGTATAGTTATACTTTTTTCTCCATTTAGGATTTATTATTTGTCATAAATTGTGACAGTTGTTGATACTGAATTCCTAGCGTATCTATCTACTTAAAAAGGAGGGTTATCTTCATGGCCTCATAAGCTTAATTTGGGGTTCCAGTTTGGATTGTCGTTGTTCTGATTTGTTTGGCATTTCGCTTGTGCAGGACCTTGTTGAGAGGATCTTCGCCATTCTTTCCGATGAGAAAGGTATTTTTGGGTGCCCATTGTTTACTTGTTCATGTCTAACTGTGATCAAGATAAAGTTCAGTGCTGGTGCACTATCTTCTGATAAGCATTTGTCTCCACTACTTACTGTTTACTTACAGCCGCCAGGTTGGGCTCTAAAAAGGAGGCTGTGGCCAGGGAAAAAGTTGCAAAACTAGTAAACGATGCATACAGGTGAGTGCTTGCTTTAGCCACGGATCTCTTATTGCAATTTTTCTCTTGTGCACAGTGATCGACTTTTCTTTCCACCGTTGTCTTTCCCACAGGAGAATGCAAGCATCTGGGGCGAGTGACTCGCCATCAAAAGGACAAGTAAGTTCAGACATCAGTAATGTGAAAGCTAAGGAAGAGCTCGAAGATTCCTTTCAACCAGATGTTAAAGTTCGGTGTATTTGTGGAAGCTCACTGGAAACAGAGTCAATGATACAGGTAGGTCTATGACACAGATGTTTTATCGAACTCTTGGTTGAGTTAGCAGTAGCTCTTGGTATTTTATGGTTCAGTAAAATTTTGGTGATACCGTCTGGATTCAGTTATGATTTGTAATTTTCAGTGCGAGGATCCGAGATGCCATGTCTGGGAACATGTTGGGTGTGTTATTATCCCGGAGAAGCCTATGGGAGGAAATCCACCTCTTCCTGATTCATTTTACTGTGAAATATGCAGACTTACCCGAGCTGACCCGTAAGATGCTCCCGAACATTCCCTTTTCTCCTGACTGTTAATCTCTATATCGCTTTGATACATACAATTCTGTTCAGCTTGTTAGATTTTCCtcatttgtttctttgttcatGTGTCCA is a genomic window containing:
- the LOC108809674 gene encoding putative L-type lectin-domain containing receptor kinase I.1 — translated: MDSIWQPIKIWVLVDMVLNGHGSNGHGHSLSTNNKWTNGYGLMDVDSPSLQLYLSIIFFLNLIRFSCQQDLTFVYNGFNQGQADLHLDGLARIHSPGGLLQLTDATTQQKGHAFFNRPFDFGSASSESLSFSTHFVCALVPKPGADGGHGLAFVLSSSMDLTEADPTQYLGLFNISTNGSPSSQILAIELDTVQSAEFDDIDRNHVGIDENNLHSVVSAPASYYSDKEGANKSLTLLSGDPIQVWIDYEDALLNVTLAPLRNKKPSKPLLSRNINLTSVFPDGKPFVGFSAATGSLISYQYILGWSFGTSRASLRSLDVSRLPTVPRPKIPKKTSLLLITLLVILALLVTAALGGYCVYLRKKYAEVREPWEKPYGPLRYTYKSLYKATGGFRRDGRLGKGGFGEVYKGTMPTGEDIAVKRLSHDAEQGMKQFVAEVVTMGSLQHKNLVPLLGYCRRKGELLLVSKYMEGGSVDQYVFQDDRPPLSWSQRLAVLRDIASVLCYLHTGASQVVLHRDIKASNVMLDGNLQGFLGDFGMARFDDRGANLSATAAVGTIGYMALELTSSGTSTRTDVYAFGAFMLEVTCGRRPFDPEMPVEKRHLVKWVVECWRKGSLVDAIDKRLGGKIIPGEVEMVLKLGLLCTSIVPDARPSMEQVVQYINRHQMLPSLSPDTPGIGVSTPVLMGLPSLAITSTSGISSASPPSFSSSPSNNSMFISHTIMYGDGR